gtaattctttgaatcctgccatggcaatttcagacatgtcttttccaaaccgccatactttttagcaagaacggggtctacgtcgttcatatattgttgaatgtagtcatcctgatacatcattacaaacaacattatgtaatgtattttagtgctactagaattccaaaattgaactgttttaaattttaattgtagtgtcataccaagatttgtgcattcttatatcttctttcaaagggcgattgcataggtgactcgcggttatcaattacttgaaattgcctttgtatgaagttatagcaaacaaggtagaaatgtctgtcatcaatgattgggaaaaacaactgtggatagaattagaaaagattagatttgaactgagtggtaaatgatattataaggtatgacagccaaagatgtacttacgaggtccacttcccagaggtccatttttgaaatttggaaagcacgaccttctagacagaacctgtcattgaatttttctcgcgtagttatcccaccttcacgaaaaatctgtttacagcagtctttagtctcacaagaataacataattgataaataacagtgctagtacaacttacggtgagcacggttgtgtagaaaatcttcttgtaacgagatttgacatttttcctacaaaggttgtgcaaaatgtatgaccaaacatcaataatcatactgtctacccaggtttcaTTAGCCATTGTgagcatgtccccgcgcgtcacgtgtagacataggtgttccgcaataaataacatttcactgcatggaaacagcaaaacatttttcaagatggtgtgcaattcctattttttatgaataattaagcatttgcagcaaacattaccttggatcaagtcctccagcaaatacgaaacccacaaaaatcttctgaaagtttgttagtttcttgtcatccctaaacattttattgaattgtgGTGTTTTCAAAGCTGTAGGCAATTCCAATGCTTTAACCCATTCTGTCGTTCgcatgtttggacgagaagagccagtttgaagtggcggtagtacactggagatgccttcttccggttcattctttactatctccaaagaaTAGGCGGTGTGAAATGGCGttagtagactggagatgccttcttcaggTTCATTCTTCACTGTCTCCAATGACGAGGCGGTTTGAAGTGGCtgtggtagactggagatgcattcttcaggttcctttttaactatcgccaaagaaggggagtttttgttggtttcggttttgatgacatcggttaaccaatcagttttcaaatttcgtggggcttttctttggacatttaaggcctttgaaggtcctgcttcctcatttttttggataattagggtaggaggcaaggctggggtggttGTAGTGCTGGggttcgtgttggtttctgttttgggagtaattgggttggctttggttttggcttgtgccattggaggggttgtggttttgagtggaggaatggggtttgctttgggcttgtcttgtgccattggagggggtgtggttttgagtggaggaatggggtttgctgagggcttgtcttgtgccaatgtagggggtgtggttttgagtggaggaatggggtttgctgagggcttgtcttgtgccaatggagggggtgtggttttgagtggaggaatggggtttgctttaggcttgtcttgtgccaatggagggggtgtggttttgagtggaggaatggggttggttttgggcttggcttgtgccattggagggggtgtggttatgattggaggaatggggttggctttggcttgtgccattggagggggtgtggttttgagtggaggaatggggtttgttttgggcttggcttgtgccattggagggggtgtggttttgagtggaggaatggggttggctttggcttgtgccactggagggggtggggttatgattggaggaagggggttggcgttggcttgtgccattggagggggtggggttttgagtggaggaatggggtttgttttgggcttggcttgtgccattggagggggtgtggttttgagtgaaggaatggggttggctttggcttgtgccactggagtgggtgtggttatgattggaggaagggggttggcgttggcttgtgccattggagggggtggggctggggtttgggtaactgttttgagtggaagggggttcttgtgggattggggtgttggtgtgagggtgggttgtgtgtggtctagggtgtttagaggatgggtgttggatttggcttggttgtctgcgttgatatttttttggatgttgggagaaagtgtgctcttgttggatggggccgttggtGGGTGGTTGGCTTTTGTCTTCGTTTCGGTGGAGGGGGTGAATGTGTTCTTGTTCGATGGGGCCGTTGGATTGGTGTTGGCATGGTTGTTGGTAGGAAGGGTGTTGCCTTTCGCTTGGGTGGTGGCTTCCGTGTGggggttaatgccacttcctctgggctgctgctttttgttttggtccagactccgctgtaagccttccctcaggattgcatTGGAGTTTAGCACCGTGGCCAAGGGCTCAAACgcagactgtacaagttccatggcgtttatctggtgcatctcattcagatatttagccccttgtgccaattcttcGGCAGCGgcagcaaccttcctcaaacatgacgccaggttttgtgtaattggagcatgctcagttggatggtcatctccagtttgtggtggtgttggctgcacattttgttgcatcggtggttgctcattcggcatggctatgcgagcaaccaccctaccatgtccaaaccccccctgtgcagcctcatactcaaccctttcgtacatcttcttctcgtcccagcatcctagaataggaaaactccttgagatcttactgtttaccttgaactcaaccacacggtccaagtagcacaactgatacattagcatgaacaaatatatgttacgttcaaagtcatcaaaaaattatgaatggacaacctccagcaaatagatttctacactcaccaaaagaaaggttaatggtccatggaaataggatgtcttctttgctttccacttataaacactgtcgactagcccgtctaacgtgaacttgcaccagttgtagtctttgattttagatacatcctggagggatttgagtactttgaatctgaaaataaaaaagtagtgactcaagccatgtaaaatgatattgaagttctaaatgagatcacagaattaatgctaggttctttgggtttacctgcactgtggattttgggatgtccacaaaaaactggatacaacaaacaccacgaagtccatcttgaagttactgtctccttctgtgttctgtagaattttgtcaggcatttggtaggttgaaggacctccactgttctcgaatccccatctccttctccacgccgtgagatgttccttgtacaccttgtcgtccgtgtgatttcctaaacactctgccacaactaattcacctctgggtatgttcaatacacattgaacatcctcttcatcaatctgcatctcctctccactgtgtaggacgatgctcctccttctgggattgaatagactcacaatgcaccgtgagaattgaagtgggcattttgatatgccaagtgacagaagggaaccaaatccgaTGTCCTtcacagcctgcttctgttcttcagataacctgttaatcaggtgatgaaggcccgatggagaggttctgctcttgaaatcgacatcagggtcacgagtccttcttcttttcttctgaacctggttctcactaagtgcttcattcgccgcgttggccagaatatccagtggtgtcgtgggcgtgcctgatgcatcgggttttcgtttcctttgttgaacactacattatcattagcaaattggattacttacctaatccaaatagagtcaaattttaacaattgtaacattcgcgtaattaccttagtgtgttcacttcagtcgtggattcagtatatggaactatttgcatatcggaatcctgattctgagatgttaaagtcacatttagattctaacgacctaaactaagaaaacgaaatagacacaagcatgcaaccgtaaatacttcttaccattttcgctggagccgaagatactaaccggaagacaAATGGGTTCGTAGTCGAAATGccggagacgacagcgctaggtcagatGGTAGAATAACCTGGGTGTCTTACGGCCGAATTCGGGCTTCAGATGTTTTACAGTTTTACTATGCAAAGTGCACTcttagtgtgaatgtattttcatgaggccgtatcggttttcacaaacatgaataaggagtttctcatgaacttcgtacgagtcgaagcgatattcgcttttgtagtgtgaaaggtaattatgcattatgaaaagtaacatacgacaatagacgaggatgtattcgtgcagaactccgcactgtacgaatatatcttcgcttagtacatgtctttcatgtttcacattatttgaaaaaaaattcccaCAAAAGAAACAACTATTTGATTCTCAATGCTGAataagcgaacaaatcttcgatctgccaatctaacagatcgtatccaatctaaaGGAATGACGTTTGATTCGATGGTAGCGATTCACTGACCGGCGTCACAAAGTctgagactttgtgacagttgacTTGACATGTGGTAATTTTTTTGGCGCTTCATTGTActaatttcctttttaattgagctgtcaattaaatttttttataattttttttggaatataaatgacattgtatatattttactttgacgctcatgtaataaatataaggtttgttatgtatgaataatttaatatttcatataatgttaattatagtaaatgtaatattttaatttatgaccgTAGTCTTcagcattttttaatataaatttttgattcCTATAATGAGTGTAACAAGATAAGatcaaacatcacctaaactttttaattaacaatatataaattatgattgatgttccctatctaaaataatgaagactggtccgattcgatgtataatgattagtttaagatatgatgtaacgtacaaaaatatgtcggcaatgaattataaataaaaatgaaatgtgatccaggggatagaaattgagaaatggtttgtagcgaagatttattcgcgttAGTGTGTTTGccacccacattcattcataatttaggTATTCACATACAAGCTTTgttgtacttacatcaggtgtaaagggtattctcatgtaggggttgtgtgtttcacatgtaagtcaacctagaatccattcaagcgaatatttattcgcttcagattagtttctcataatttgcaagtttcactgaacacggatatatgttcgcttcttttcttGTATAATTAGATGATTGCAtgtgtttaaaaatagaaaaatgttgtGCAATTGGAAactgtattaaaatatactatttcttactttttgtgatgtgacaacaatactgcacactgttccgatttgacatgtcatgacatgcataatacttttactgaatccatagatatgaaatgatttctttatagggttttatacaaaaacacacctctttttcaatgatgacatCTAATTTCTGCacgatgtgacaaaacaaaggattaatgttaatattaaaagaataagattaacaaatattaaaaataattaaacttaaattaaaaataataaaagcttaataattaaactttaattaaaacttaataaaaagaattaatgttaatattaaaagaataagattaaaaaatattacaaataaatttaaataattactatacATATAAAACCAGTTCAACCAAACAcccttataattttactattgggataaatatacttttataattatattgaaataattataacagtGTACTACTGTCTACCAAACACATCCTacgtattatattgaatataattttataattattcatgaaaatgtgtttattcatgttgaaataatttattatctaatataatgtgaatgacaatattgaataatgtattatttttaatattattaagtgttattacattttcgtgaatgaaattactttttcatgatgtgacaaagtgactacacactgttcggatttgatatttcatcacgggaaatttactttttctgaatcaatagatctaaataatttatgaagaaaacagattttctttttgctataaatgtagggattacatgaacaatcttcgtcggcagcatgaaatatctattgagcgtttttgttgagagtgtgtgtttttttcatatagtttgttgggatgtatcatttgggagattctctgtgatggaaaacttgtacaatcaagatcaagtggtggaaaacatcttcagtgtacacgaatgcttggtaactcaagtagaaactaccgatcaaatgaagatcattcgtgtacactgctgtggttgcttccctgggatgtatcatttgggagattccctgggatggaaaacatctcaagagataactcaacaggtgtaggaccccagttatgcgtgagagatccgctgtggttgcttcaatggagatgccttgaagctggagatgcagatgaatattgttaaaatgtacaaatgtttatgaaacggggaaatgtttatgaaacttgtaatgaaaatttgtacgtcgaatgataatatttatttgttatttatattttcatgcaaatgtcattaaacattaataaaataacgaaattgttaaaaataataaagtattatcatatcattgccataattttaaatgtaagttttggtccgattcgatgtgtaatgattataaataaaaattatatgtgattaacggaaagaaattggaaaatggtttgtagcgaagatttattcgcggcgtgtaatttcctcccacattcgttcatcattttggtcttcacatacaagcgttggtgtacttacatcaggtgtaaagggtattctcatgtaggggttatgcgtttcacatgtaagtcaacctagaattcattcaagcgaatatttattcgcttcaaattagttctgcacacgaatatatgttcgcttcttttcaaatataattagatgaagtcatgtgcttaaaaattgaaaaaaaaacataatttgcaacttcattaaaatacaatatttattaatttttttgatgtgacaacaatacggcacactgttccgatttgatatgtcattacaggctacatacagtaatccatagatatgaaatgatttctttatagggttttatacgaaaacaatcttcttttcttttttgaatgatGAAAGATATTTTCAATACATTTCCGTTGAATGTGGTCGACCTGAAATATGAAGATCAAGCGAATATTATGtcgtttcgtaacaatgttttgtttcatatagaaacttacaggcgaatgaATCTTCGTTTTCCAATTCATTAcagtatgacatgaaagtgtcaacaataatatgtaacttcaaagattggatgcgacatcatcttcgtttttaagggttttacaggcgaagatccaatcgattgatcaatcgaaggggtttacatgaacggATCAGtcgttttacattatacttcgaattgatcatgacatccaaattgcaatcaaagaatGAATCAAAGCTAACGACAATGAGTCGATTTATATCACTACAGAATAAACGaaatacataatgtaaaatataacttcagactataatcaaacataacttcataatattgatgaatacacaaaaacattccataatccgtttacataagtactgcacagattaaccaaaaatatagatgttcaacaataaaaatgaagctctagtctgattcatgagatgatgactcgtctatcggtcctgtcagcgacacgacctcatgttcgatgacgggtggaatgtatagctgaatggcttcgttcacagcattgatccatcggttggggatgaaaaccgtcaaagaattttcaattattgatgcgtactctaagtaaagatgttgaggagtaaacatgaagtcctccggaggattgtctccatttgaaggtaggggattccgtaggccaaattgtctgtatatgacacttgtgcagtaggaggtagttccctgaaggcccaacaaaatgatgaatggagaacccctcatctcgtacatcatttcagCAAACAGATACCAtggaacaatgaacctaattgggtgaatatccgaaataaaattcggaggcacgagtccattgaccctttgcacttgtagattggcaaaggaagtgtagggaattgaaggacggggcaaccaatgcaacttgtctaacaaccagaggtatagaaccaaaggtgatccacggcgagaatagttgttttcctcgggaacaaattcgttaagaccaagtaatgtctcagcaagtaccaggctagccaggtttggggcgtttcccatcagtgcaggaactacccgTAGGAGCCTTTCCGAAGGCCggcgtcctgcagccggacataaaaaaaaatgagccagaaccacaagcatgatcagtttgctttgtgtgtggttgatggtcctctcagctccctggacacgccaaatgtactcgtctatgtttgtcatattcagaaatccatgttggagggtaaacaagagagcatcaaacattgtacatccatagaagctgtcgcaaatgtggacggccatatgaggatcttgatggacaggcaagatcatgagtgcatttgtaccacacctaaggattgaagcaaagtcctctagcgtcgggcatatgtgcatttccccaataacaaaagaacgagagtccgtatcccatctgctttgcatgtgggccatcagtccgtcgttaacgtttattcgtaatagaggaagaatctcatctacatgatagacactaaaagggacagggtcatcgttgatcagacttaagtatcgctccagttgttgctgcgataaaaccagcatgtctgggtccatctctacatccatcttatgagttttacgctTAATGAATGAAGGGAAGACAACGGTAGATAGAGATTCGGGAAGGAGTGAGAGTGtaatgtgagagtgagagtgagagtgagggtatgagagtgatgatcttgatacagcagtagttgaagttaataaatgagttttcattctggaattgacatcaatacataccacaggtaggtgcattacatgttgcgaggatatcttcgtttatgaattggcaaacatatagtgaagaagatatcttcgtctcggatattaaaaatatggattgcaccaaaaaataacataagaagatatcttcgtttcggatattaaaaatatggattgaaccaaaaaatgaacataagaagatatcttcgtttatgaatttcaaaatttacagtgaagaagatatcttcgtctcggatattaaaatatggattgaaccaaaaaataaaataagaagatatcttcgtttatgattttgaaaatgtagagtggcgaggatatcttcgtttatgaatttaaaaacatatagtgaagaagatatcttcgtctcggatttccaaaatatggattgcaccaaaaatgaacataagaagatatcttcgtttaagaatatttaaacaCACGGTTAAGAAAACatcctcgtttatgatttttaaaaaatcggtacaagaagacacatcaaacatcaatacattataactccatacattaagatctgaactgccttccatacattaagatctgaattgcattataagttataaatcaatatcaaacatccatacattaaaaaatgtgaattgacctgtgtaaacataagaattactgtacaagtataattccgtgtAAGACATAAAAatccctaatatcttgatctaattgcagtctttatcttgaacctattgacattgtgctcagacataagaattctgtataaatatttaatcctcaacgtactcaaagcttcttcggccttcaaaagaacaagagaaagtataagaacatctaaaattgttcaatgtcatctactaaaaattagatatggtataacacttacattattttcgttgatgtcaatagaccaattcttcgccgttcctctatatgtttccatatgtctcattaagtaTACACCGcagtctgtcttgtttgttctgtcttgccagtccagctttggggccgttatcctgtattttttaaccttggCAGCCATTCGTTCCATGCCTTGACTTAACAAGAATTTCACAAAACAATCGAGTTGTTTACTCAAAGTGACATacttgtccaaaattttcattccatGAGGACGGCCGGAGTTGTCAAGTACAACGATTTTGGAGTccttaatattcacacaaacaaggaagaaatgtcgggaaaagacaacgggtaggaatatctgcaaaaagaacacaaacatttattactttattgcaTATTctttacttggaattgagggatatgtacagaccacgtcagcgaagatgaggtcttcttttgtgattTGGTAGTtcctcatgtcttcttcaatggattggGAAAATAAGGTGGCATCATGCTCcatattaacctgcaaaataagggcagagcatcaaagtcatgaacattgaaggatacatagcaaAAAAAAAGCAGTTcatgcacttacatgtgaacatgatgagaaacaaattattcttggttcatgccttggcaacctacggcatttgaagtgcacaattatggaccaagcgtcaatCACTTCGCTCGAAATTTCGCGACCCATTTGCATTGAACGAAGTAATTGACGGGTAATATTACCAggtgcaccttcgtacagaacgtcactgaaaaatacattcatttagaagaccataactaaataatttcatttttaaaaattataaaaaaatgagaactAACTTACGTTGGaggcaggtcttcatcaaacacaaaatcggctaatctctgctccttgttggttattttgtggtccaacatatcagcaacctgttgcatgtagggggatcgaaggtgcacaggaatttttgagatcttcctcttaggatattctttaatgttgatgcgtccccccccatcaccttcatcttcatcttcagaagattcaacggccttagaagcctcaacctgttgctGGCCATCACCATGATcagttggtgcaacagactgaccttggggttcctcaacattttccttccctgcaccATGATCATTTTGTTCAAAATGATGAGATTTGGGTacctcaacctgttgcttgccttcaccatgatcacttggtgcaacagactgagctaggggttcctcaacattttccttccctgccCCCTGATCATTTGGATTTTCAGGCGGAGATTTTGGTTCATCAACCTGTTCCTTCACTTCaacctgatcatcgtcttcaacagtGGTTGTCTGCACTTTGTGTGCCCCATCCGGTTCCTTGCATTCACcctcatgatcagttggttcaacaatgggtgagtcatctttgttgggcagaaATGAATCCTCATGTTCGTCCTGCTGAggagggggtgacttggcttgactGTGATGAAATACAGCCTCTACATCTTCCGGTTCAACAAGGACTGATTCATCTAAAATGTCCTCACGTACATCCTCAACAGATTGCGGTTGAAGAGGTGGTGACGGAGCATCATTGTGCACAACGGCAACATCGAGATCATTCTGTTCTTCGTGATCGGAtggattttcttgatttgacatcactgaatcctcaaaatcattcagttcAGCCAGTGCTGGTTGATGGTCTGCATGGTCATCCACTGCATGGTCATCCACTGCAGTCCGacatgtgtaatcaacccggggactattgactttcaagcccgcacactgtaaagtgtccccaagtgcatcccttgtaggatcttccacacctacatgaaccggaccatcgatcaccaccttcaagtgtttcatgaagccttcagactctctgaggttcaggaaaccggcctcaaaaaagggcttcggatcgatgttgcgtttctccaactcccctgataggtaattcagctgttgggctgtatctttaaaagtttgcaggattttggatgtcaacaactgtacattatgaaaaacatacttcattaatcttgaaaacaggataataaagaacaatgggagtcaatttattgtttccacatacctcattatcgtcttcttttacttcaaccgagtcaactggattctcgggttgtctaactgctaggcgcgcccttgccctgccaagcccaaaaccaccggcacgaccttctaagttggtaaactccaacacgctgacgtcatcccaacaggagatgattggaaattttctttcgtaggggatacgttcaccttccacaaaaacaccatctaggtagcaaatctggagtaaaggagtgggagacatgttagaaaatattacatatctataaatcatatataagagaggcaacaatacttaccgataaaagggttataggtccatcgaaatatggatttttatttttacttgctttttctttccaacttcttacactgtcaaccaatcgttgtagtgtaaagtggcaccagttcagttcctttatgttatcaacctccattaaggatttgagaattttgaacctgaaatgaaaaaaatacatttgtcagtattcaaaaatacaattagatatataagaggtttgaatacatgtttacctggctcgtgaattttgaacaggacataaaaaactagagacaacaaagacaacgaagtctattttgaaatcgttgtctgcacttgtgttacttaatatcttggggatcatagaaagtgtttcgggagctttggagtcttccccggtccatctggtcttccaatccctcaagaaattaaaataagcagggtccttagtcttgtccaacccaacggactcgactacgttcattgagcctctagggaggttcatcacgagctgtacgagatcttcatcgatacggatctcatcaccgttggccaataccagagaactcttatccgggtcaaaagattggattacatgtttggaaaaatgagcaaggcacttggagacgcccattgtaagaagag
This is a stretch of genomic DNA from Impatiens glandulifera chromosome 4, dImpGla2.1, whole genome shotgun sequence. It encodes these proteins:
- the LOC124934865 gene encoding uncharacterized protein LOC124934865, producing the protein MYFLKLNQEANLEKILELGHTHVGKECMKLEKWKEGTSYDSIPKETMQIWFKLRNIPPHMYNAEALSHFSSLLGKPLYMDKIIEENENLTYARINVEVQPRSVLPNKITVVDRKGNATKMVDDHAVDDHADHQPALAELNDFEDSVMSNQENPSDHEEQNDLDVAVVHNDAPSPPLQPQSVEDVREDILDESVLVEPEDVEAEPDGAHKVQTTTVEDDDQVEVKEQVDEPKSPPENPNDQGAGKENGRKIDVLYEGAPGNITRQLLRSMQMGREISSEVIDAWLIWSMMPPYFPNPLKKT